One Anaerolineae bacterium genomic region harbors:
- the udk gene encoding uridine kinase, whose translation MRKPIIIGVAGGTASGKTTVSQKILQAVGPEHLAYIEHDAYYRDLSHLPLEQRREFNFDHPDALENELLVKHLELLLQGQRVQIPIYDFAQYVRTNRLELVEPRQVILVAGILIFVDKKLREMMDIKIYVDAPADLRFIRRLKRDIAERGRSVDMVIEQYLQTVRPMHLEFVEPSKRYADVIISTHNFVEVLNVLQMAIGSIKQG comes from the coding sequence TTTCCCAAAAAATACTGCAGGCGGTGGGGCCGGAGCATTTGGCTTACATTGAGCATGATGCCTACTACCGAGACCTGAGCCATTTGCCGCTGGAACAGCGCCGGGAATTCAATTTTGACCACCCCGACGCGCTGGAAAATGAGCTTTTGGTTAAGCACCTGGAATTGCTTCTCCAGGGACAACGGGTGCAAATTCCAATTTACGATTTTGCCCAATACGTGCGGACCAACCGGCTTGAGCTGGTTGAGCCGCGGCAGGTGATTTTGGTGGCGGGCATTCTTATTTTTGTAGATAAAAAACTGCGGGAGATGATGGATATTAAAATCTATGTGGACGCCCCGGCGGACCTGCGCTTTATCCGCAGGCTAAAACGAGACATCGCCGAACGGGGGCGGTCGGTGGATATGGTGATTGAACAATATTTGCAAACGGTCAGGCCCATGCACCTGGAATTTGTAGAACCCAGCAAACGTTACGCCGATGTGATAATAAGTACCCACAATTTTGTTGAAGTGCTGAATGTCTTACAAATGGCGATAGGTAGTATAAAGCAAGGATAG